The following coding sequences lie in one Arachis ipaensis cultivar K30076 chromosome B05, Araip1.1, whole genome shotgun sequence genomic window:
- the LOC107643519 gene encoding eukaryotic translation initiation factor 3 subunit G, translated as MGSRTQRWSELEEDDENLDFLLPPKQVIGPDQNGIKKVIEYKFSDDGSKVKITTTTRTRKLANARLSKRAIERRSWPKFGDAIHEDVGSRLTMVSTEEILLERPKPLGAKTEEPKATGDSLGQKGAVLMVCRTCGKKGDHWTSRCPYKDLAPPSEGFVDKPPTSDAAAAVPGSTKGAYVPPGMRAGAERTGSDMRRRNDENSVRVTNLSEDTREPDLLELFRPFGAVSRVYVAIDQKTGMSRGFGFVNFVNREDAQRAINKLNGYGYDNLILRVEWATPRTN; from the exons ATGGGATCGAGAACACAGAGATGGAGCGAGCTGGAGGAGGACGACGAGAACCTCGACTTCCTTCTGCCGCCAAAGCAGGTCATAGGCCCCGACCAGAACGGTATCAAGAAGGTCATCGAATACAAGTTCTCCGACGACGGCAGCAAGGTTAAGATCACCACCACAACACGCACCCGTAAGCTCGCCAACGCTCGCCTCAGCAAGCGCGCCATCGAGCGCCGCTCATGGCCTAAGTTCGGCGACGCCATCCACGAGGACGTCGGTAGCAGGCTCACCATGGTCTCCACCGAAGAGATCCTCCTCGAGCGCCCTAAGCCCCTCG GTGCCAAAACTGAGGAACCAAAGGCTACTGGTGATTCATTAGGTCAGAAAGGTGCTGTTCTTATGGTCTGTAGGACTTGTGGGAAGAAGGGTGACCACTGGACTTCAAGGTGCCCCTACAAGGATCTTGCTCCACCGTCAGAGGGATTTGTCGACAAGCCTCCAACATCTGATGCTGCAGCTGCTGTTCCTGGTTCAACAAAGGGAGCATATGTGCCTCCTGGAATGAGAGCCGGTGCGGAGAGAACTGGATCGGACATGCGGCGCAGGAATGATGAGAACTCTGTGAGGGTCACTAACTTATCGGAGGACACAAGAGAGCCTGATTTGCTCGAACTGTTCCGCCCATTTGGTGCAGTGAGCAGAGTCTATGTTGCTATTGATCAAAAGACGGGCATGAGCAGAGGATTTGGATTTGTTAACTTTGTAAACAGGGAAGATGCACAGAGAGCAATTAACAAGCTCAATGGATATGGATATGACAATCTCATCCTCAGAGTTGAATGGGCCACCCCCAGGACAAACTag
- the LOC107643518 gene encoding methylsterol monooxygenase 2-2 isoform X1 has protein sequence MAFSSKDLSMTSANNFCVKNKKRTFFFSNTESVHVCEGEGPSPRRVQTLFLITHFSDFQLACFGSFFLHESVFFLSGLPFVWFERAGWLSNYKIQGKNNSPAAQEKCIVRLILYHFGVNLPVVIFSYPVFKYMGMRSSLPLPSWNVILTQIIFYFILEDFVFYWGHRVLHTKWLYKHVHSVHHEYATPFGLTSEYAHPAEILFLGFATIIGPAVTGPHLVTLWLWMVLRVLETVEAHCGYHFPWSPSNFFPLYGGSDFHDYHHRLLYTKSGNYSSTFTYMDWIFGTDIGYRKLKALKRATVENNQCNKIYE, from the exons ATGGCCTTCTCTAGTAAGGACTTATCAATGACTAGTGCTAACAATTTttgtgtaaaaaataaaaaaagaacattttttttttctaatacaGAAAGTGTGCATGTGTGTGAAGGAGAAGGACCCTCCCCAAGAAGAGTACAAACCTTG TTTTTGATCACGCATTTCAGTGACTTTCAATTGGCATGTTTTGGGAGTTTCTTTCTGCATGAGAGCGTTTTCTTCTTATCTGGACTTCCTTTTGTTTGGTTCGAAAGAGCTGGATGGCTCAGCAACTATAAGATTCAG GGGAAAAATAATAGCCCTGCAGCTCAGGAGAAATGTATCGTTCGCTTAATACTGTACCATTTTGGTGTCAATCTACCAGTCGTGATTTTTTCATATCCTGTGTTCAAATATATGGGCATGCGAAGTAGTCTTCCATTGCCATCCtg GAATGTAATTCTAACACAAATAATTTTTTACTTCATTTTGGAGGATTTTGTATTTTACTGGGGTCACAGAGTATTGCACACAAAATGGCTGTACAAGCATGTGCACAGTGTTCATCATGA GTATGCTACACCATTTGGACTTACTTCGGAATATGCTCATCCTGCCGAAATACTTTTCCTTGGATTTGCTACAATTATTGGCCCTGCTGTCACGGGGCCACACTTGGTAACTCTGTGGTTATGGATGGTTCTGAGAGTGCTGGAGACAGTTGAAGCTCATTGCGGTTACCATTTTCCTTGGAGTCCTTCAAATTTCTTTCCATTATATGGGGG ATCTGATTTCCATGACTATCATCACCGATTGCTTTACACCAAGTCCGGAAACTACTCGTCAACTTTTACTTACATGGACTG GATATTCGGAACAGATATAGGGTATAGAAAGTTGAAAGCATTGAAGAGAGCCACAGTTGAAAACAATCAATGTAACAAAATTTATGAATGA
- the LOC107643518 gene encoding methylsterol monooxygenase 2-2 isoform X2 has product MCTLSLSLRKFSFWVVPSMASFVESGWQFLITHFSDFQLACFGSFFLHESVFFLSGLPFVWFERAGWLSNYKIQGKNNSPAAQEKCIVRLILYHFGVNLPVVIFSYPVFKYMGMRSSLPLPSWNVILTQIIFYFILEDFVFYWGHRVLHTKWLYKHVHSVHHEYATPFGLTSEYAHPAEILFLGFATIIGPAVTGPHLVTLWLWMVLRVLETVEAHCGYHFPWSPSNFFPLYGGSDFHDYHHRLLYTKSGNYSSTFTYMDWIFGTDIGYRKLKALKRATVENNQCNKIYE; this is encoded by the exons ATgtgcactctctctctctctcttcgcaaATTCTCTTTCTGGGTTGTACCATCCATGGCTTCCTTCGTTGAATCCGGTTGGCAG TTTTTGATCACGCATTTCAGTGACTTTCAATTGGCATGTTTTGGGAGTTTCTTTCTGCATGAGAGCGTTTTCTTCTTATCTGGACTTCCTTTTGTTTGGTTCGAAAGAGCTGGATGGCTCAGCAACTATAAGATTCAG GGGAAAAATAATAGCCCTGCAGCTCAGGAGAAATGTATCGTTCGCTTAATACTGTACCATTTTGGTGTCAATCTACCAGTCGTGATTTTTTCATATCCTGTGTTCAAATATATGGGCATGCGAAGTAGTCTTCCATTGCCATCCtg GAATGTAATTCTAACACAAATAATTTTTTACTTCATTTTGGAGGATTTTGTATTTTACTGGGGTCACAGAGTATTGCACACAAAATGGCTGTACAAGCATGTGCACAGTGTTCATCATGA GTATGCTACACCATTTGGACTTACTTCGGAATATGCTCATCCTGCCGAAATACTTTTCCTTGGATTTGCTACAATTATTGGCCCTGCTGTCACGGGGCCACACTTGGTAACTCTGTGGTTATGGATGGTTCTGAGAGTGCTGGAGACAGTTGAAGCTCATTGCGGTTACCATTTTCCTTGGAGTCCTTCAAATTTCTTTCCATTATATGGGGG ATCTGATTTCCATGACTATCATCACCGATTGCTTTACACCAAGTCCGGAAACTACTCGTCAACTTTTACTTACATGGACTG GATATTCGGAACAGATATAGGGTATAGAAAGTTGAAAGCATTGAAGAGAGCCACAGTTGAAAACAATCAATGTAACAAAATTTATGAATGA